From Alloacidobacterium dinghuense:
AATCTCAGCGTCTCGCATCCATAATCCCCCACACAATGAGGATGCATCATGTTTCAGCAAATGAAGAAACGAGGTTTTTCCCTTGGCGCCCTCGCGGCGGCTTTAGTTAGTTGCGCACTCTGTCTCGTGCTCGTTCGATCGGTTTCCGCAAAGCCGGAAGGACAGGATGAAAACACCGATCCATCACAGAATGCAGCGTCAAACAGATTTCTCCCGCCTGGAGCAGTCGGCGAACTCGCGAAGATTAACGCGGAGATTGATCAGATTGAGCAGCAGACATTAAGGCTGATCGATACCGATCTCGACTCCATGCACCAGATTCAAACGCTAGGCAAGCTGGAGATATTTGACCGCTCGCTGTCCGTAAATAAGAACGAGTCATGCAGCACTTGCCACATGCCGGAAGCGGGCTACACCGGAGCAAGTCAGATCCTGAACATGACAACGGTGGCCTACCCCGGGTCGGTGAAGACTCGCTTCAGCGGACGCAAGCCCCAGAGCTATGCCTACGCAACATTGGCGCCGGTACTGCACTACAACAAAACCCAGCAGGACTTCTACGGAGGCAACTTCTGGGATATGCGCGCGACAGGCGCCAGGATGCAGAGTGCCGCAGCAGAGCAGGCGGAGGGACCGCCTACCAATCCGGTAGAGATGGGATTGCCGGACAGTGCCTGCGTTGCTTACCGTGTCTCACGCGGACGCTATCTCTCGCTGTGGCTGAAGGTGTACGGCTCGACAATTGAGACTATCACCTGGCCTGCGGATGCCGAGAAAACCTGCGGCACTCCAGTAGGCAAGAATGGGGTGGGTCCACAACTAAGCCTCAGTTCCGAAGACCGCACCAAAACGAACACGATCTATGATCAGTTTGCTTTGGCCATTGCTGCTTACGAGGGCTCGTCCGCAGTCAACGCTTTCTCCTCCAAGTTCGATGCTTATCTTGCCGGAAACGCCATGCTGACCCCACAAGAGCAGCATGGCTATGAGCTGTTCAACGGTCAGGGTAAGTGCAATACCTGCCATCTCAGTGGCAACGCGAACGGAGCCACCGGTGGGACCGTCGCCGACGCCGCGCCAGTGTTCACCGACTTTACTTCCTCTAACCTGGGCCTGCCGAAAAATCTCGACATCCCCTTGTATTACGAGAACAAGCCGGACGCTTATGGCTATGTTGTCAACCCGATGGGGACTGCGTATGTCGATCTCGGCGTGGGCGCATTCTTGAGTGGAGCGCAGGGTTCGCCTGTTCCCGACAAGTCGTGGATGCAGTACGCGCCCATGTATAACGGCAAAATGCGGGTACCAACGGTGCGCGATGTCGACATGAGGCCTTATCCGGACTTTGTTAAGGCATACATGCACAACGGCTACTTGAAAAGCTTGAAGGAAGTTGTCCACTTTTACAACACGCGGGATATGATGTGCCCGACGCCCAATGATTCCAATGCAAAGAAAACCTGCTGGCCCGCACCGGAGGTGTCACAGAATGAAGACACAACGGTGGGCAAGCTTGGATTGTCCGATCAAGATGAAGACGATATCGTCGCCTTCCTCAAGACGCTGACCGATGGTTACTCGACAACCAACCCAGCCGTCGCGAACACAATTCAGCAAAATATCCGTGCGATGCGCGAAAGCCTACAGCACTGATGATGACGATCTATCCAATTTGATAACAGGGCGCCGGAAGATTGGCGCCCCTCTTGGGCGGCTCTGTGCCGCAAGCCATGTGCGCAGATCATTGTCAGTCTCACATGTCTAAGTCGAGTCAAAGGAGATGTAATGAAGAAGTACTTCGCTGAACTCATTGGAACCTTCTTTCTGGTTCTGACCATTGGGTGTTCGGTCATCGGCCACGGCGCCGGCTCGCTTGCCCCGCTCGCAATCGGTTCCGCACTCATGGTGATGATTTTTGCAGGCGGACATATTTCGGGAGGGCACTTCAATCCGGCCGTTACGCTGGGCATCTGGCTGCGCGGAAAGTGCGAGGCCAAAGATGTAGCGCCCTACATGATATTTCAAATCATAGGAGCAGTATTGGCAGCTTTTGCCGTCAAGCTCCTGAAGGCAGGTGACGCCATTACGCCGCTCCACCCGGCAACTATACCCGCGCTTCTTGCAGAGTTTCTTTTTACCTTTGCGCTTGTCTACGTTGTCTTGAACGTCGCAACGGCCAAGGGTACATCCGGCAATTCCTTTTATGGGCTGGCGATAGGATTCACGGTACTAGTGGGTGCATTTTCTGTCGGTAACATTTCCGGTGGAGCGTTCAACCCGGCAGTCGCAACGGCCATCTCTGTCCTCGGGTTATCGTCCTGGTCGAAGATTTGGATTTACCTGATCGCTGATTTTGGCGGTGCTGCGGTGGCGGCAGGTGCGTTCAAGGTCCTCAGTTCAGCTGAAGATGTTCCTCAACAGCTACAGCGAACGAAAGCTGCGCGGGTTACTCCTCGCGAGGACAGCTATTCGCGTACTTAAAATCGTTTGTCGCGGTTGCTTTCCTCGATTTGGCAGTCGATAGGTAGCCTGCCGGTGTCCATCATTTGCAACCTCTTTCCGGATCTGATTATCCATGCGAGAGCAGGTTCGGTTTCGACTCATAGAACCACCTTTTACTCTCAAAGATTTTGGTGAATTACATGGCTAATGAAGTACGCAAGACGATGACAACGGGCGCTGGGCGTCCTGTTGGCGACAACCAGAACTCCCTCACTGCTGGACCTCGTGGTCCCGTAGTTTTCCAAGACTTTCTTCTTTTTGAAAAGATGGCGCACTTCAACCGCGAGCGCATTCCCGAACGCGTCGTGCACGCAAAGGGTTCGGGTGCCTACGGACACTTCGTCTGCACCAATCCCGACATGTTCAAATGGACCACCGCAAGGCTCTTTGAAAAAGTCGGCAACATCACGCCCTTATTTATCCGCTTCTCCACGGTAGGCGGCGAGAAGGGTTCGGCTGACAGTGAGCGCGATCCCCGTGGCTTCGCCGTCAAGTTCTACACCGAAGAAGGCAACTGGGATATGGTCGGCAACAACACGCCGATCTTCTTCATCAGGGATCCACTCAAATTTGGCGACTTCATCCATACCCAGAAGCGCGATCCGCAGACCAACCTCAAGTCACCTACCATGATGTGGGACTTCTTTTCACTCTCTCCCGAGTCGTTGCATCAGGTAACGATTCTTTTCAGTGATCGTGGCACACCCAATGGCTATCGCCATATGAACGGATATTCCAGCCACACCTTCTCGCTCATCAATGCGGAGAACGAACTGTTCTACGTGAAATGGCACTTCAAGACCAGACAAGGAATCAAGAACCTCACGCGCGAGGAAGCGGATGCGATGCGCGGCAAAGATCCCGACTACGCACAGCGCGACCTCTTCGAGGCAGTCAAGAATGGCGATTTCCCCAGGTGGCACGTTTGCATGCAGGTGATGCCAGAGGCTGATGCTGAGACTTATCACATTAATCCGTTCGATCTTACGAAGGTTTGGCCGCACAGCGATTACCCGCTCGTAGAAGTCGGCGAGATGGTTCTTGACCGCAATCCTGAGAATTACTTTGCTGAAGTTGAGCAGGCTGCCTTCGAGCCGCGCAACATCGTTCCCGGCATGGGCTATTCGCCGGACAAGATGTTGCAGGGCCGTCTCATTTCGTATCCTGATGCGCACCGCCATCGTCTTGGCGTCAATTACGACGCTCTTCCCATCAACAAGCCGGATAGCCCGGTCGCCACCTACCACCGCGACGGAGCTATGCGATTCGATGGTAATGGTGGCTCCTCACCGAATTATGAGCCGAATAGCTTTAGTGGTCCCACCCAGGATCCGCGCTACATCGAGCGCCCCAACCCAATCACCGGAACCGTAGCGCGCCACAACCATGGAGACGACTCTGACTACTACACACAGGCTGGCAACCTCTTCCGACTGATGAAAACAGACGAAAAGGAGCGGCTGATCAGCAACATCAGTGACAGCCTTTCGCAGGTTCCGCGCCATATTCAGGAGCGGCAGCTCTGTCACTTCTTCCGCGCCGATCCCGCTTATGGTGAAAGTGTCGCCAAGGCAATCGGAATTTCTATCGATGAGTTAGTGACGGCAAAGTAGATCTCCGCTACCAAAAAAGCCTGCGGAATTTCTGACCGCAGGCTTCCGTGCGGCCCCGTATAGAAAGGTTCGCTAGGAAGTTGGCGGAGAGCCTGAAGGCCATTGAAAAAACCCGAATCCGATGAGAGCGTCAGACTCTCGAGTCACATTACTGACTTTGCTGACGACTCCGTCCCAGATAGCCGCAATTGACGAATGGGAGTATCGTGTCCAGTTCGCCCGCCGCCGATCGGGATTTTTCATTAGAACATTGCTGAACAGAATGAAGCGGCTCTCGGAGAGCTGACTGGCATGGTCGAGGATCAATTCGTGAAGTTTAGTTTGGAACCCACAGGGAATTGCCGGCAAGGTGGCGCTCATCACCGGAGGGACTCGCGGGATTGGCGCTGCGACCGCGAGACGTGTAGCCGAGTTAGGCGCAAAGGTTGTCATTGCCGGACGGCGCCGGCGCGAAGGGCGACTGTTGATCGACGAAATCAAACGTTACGATGGATCTGCCGCATTTATCCAAGCGGATCTCGCTCAACCCGACCAGGTAAGGCTCATCGTCCCGTTTGCTCTCGAAACCTTCGGACGGCTTGATTATGCATTCAACAATGCCGGAATATCCGGCGACAACCGATTGCTTGTGGATCAGACTGAGGAAAACTTCGACCGCGTCTTCGCGGTAAATGTAAAAGCGCTGTTCCTATTGCTCCAAGATGAGTTGAAGCAGATGATTGCGCAAGGAGAGGGAGGCTCAATCGTCAATACTGCCTCGGTGGGTGGACGGCTCGCGATCCCAACTGCGGGCCATTATGTGGCCAGCAAGCACGCTGTCCTTGGACTGACCAAAACCGCCGCGGTCGAGTGCGGACGAGACGGCATTCGGGTCAATGCCGTCAGTCCGGGCGCAGTACGAACCGAAATGCTGTTGGAGGTATTTGGCAGCGAGGTGGCGCTCGACCGAATGGCGAGCGTTCATCCTATTGGCCGTATCGGTCGCCCGAAAGAAATTGCGGACGCGGTTGTATGGCTGTTTTCGGAGAAATCGTCGTATTACACTGGACAGTCCTTGACCCTCGATGGCGGTCTCACCGCGCAACGCCCATATGTGACCCAACCCGTCAACCTGGAGCCCGCTTCGCCGGAGGAGCGACGATTGGCTGGGAAGCTGGATCAATAGTCTCTCCACTCCTCCCGACCCCATCGAGCTTTTCAAATCGGTCCCTGCCTTCGGCAAGTGGACAAATAACCCTCTACAACTAAGAACAGCTGCAGGGGAGCGGTCATGCGTAGCGGAGGAATCAATTCGCTCCCGAGTTTACCTCTCTTGCTGGGTTTGCCGGCCCTACCTACACTACGCGAGGCAATAGAGTCCTTGCGACCGCTCACCCTATGGCTGGCCGTTCGCCCCGGTGGGAACGTGAGTCGTAATCCCTTTCAAGAGGAATTCGCGGATCAGATTCGCCACAGCATCTGCGCCCGTGTCGGCCAGTCCATTCAGCAGGACCAAGGAAGCTCCGCGATCGGAGGCCGGATAGTAAAGATTCGAAATGGCTCCGGCGGAGAAGTTGCCGAGCACGTTCGAGTAATTGGGCCTCCACCGTCCGTCATCGGTTCTGGCCATGACGGCAGCGGACATCGCATACAGCGCGCGCGAGCTGAAGCTTCCCTTGCCCTTATAGAAGTAGCGAGGGTCCTGGTGGAAAATTGAAGGGTAGACAGCTCTGCCCAGCAGGTCGGCCGAAACGTGGTTAGCCAACGCTGCCCCGTATCGCTTTCCGTATCCTTCGATGCCGCCGCCATAGTCGGGGAAATCGTTCTGGTACTGCTCCGCACCTGCGATCGCGGCCACAGTTAAGAACGAAACCGGGTCAATGATAGACCGGAGGCTCAGATGAAATTTCTGTTTCGCTCCCATCGGCGGGGCGTTCCAGTCGTAGGTGCTGTAAAAGTTTGGAATAACGCCGGCAACCCGCTGCTGGACTGCGATCTGCACCTGCTCCTGAGCCAGT
This genomic window contains:
- a CDS encoding cytochrome-c peroxidase, whose amino-acid sequence is MFQQMKKRGFSLGALAAALVSCALCLVLVRSVSAKPEGQDENTDPSQNAASNRFLPPGAVGELAKINAEIDQIEQQTLRLIDTDLDSMHQIQTLGKLEIFDRSLSVNKNESCSTCHMPEAGYTGASQILNMTTVAYPGSVKTRFSGRKPQSYAYATLAPVLHYNKTQQDFYGGNFWDMRATGARMQSAAAEQAEGPPTNPVEMGLPDSACVAYRVSRGRYLSLWLKVYGSTIETITWPADAEKTCGTPVGKNGVGPQLSLSSEDRTKTNTIYDQFALAIAAYEGSSAVNAFSSKFDAYLAGNAMLTPQEQHGYELFNGQGKCNTCHLSGNANGATGGTVADAAPVFTDFTSSNLGLPKNLDIPLYYENKPDAYGYVVNPMGTAYVDLGVGAFLSGAQGSPVPDKSWMQYAPMYNGKMRVPTVRDVDMRPYPDFVKAYMHNGYLKSLKEVVHFYNTRDMMCPTPNDSNAKKTCWPAPEVSQNEDTTVGKLGLSDQDEDDIVAFLKTLTDGYSTTNPAVANTIQQNIRAMRESLQH
- a CDS encoding SDR family NAD(P)-dependent oxidoreductase, yielding MALITGGTRGIGAATARRVAELGAKVVIAGRRRREGRLLIDEIKRYDGSAAFIQADLAQPDQVRLIVPFALETFGRLDYAFNNAGISGDNRLLVDQTEENFDRVFAVNVKALFLLLQDELKQMIAQGEGGSIVNTASVGGRLAIPTAGHYVASKHAVLGLTKTAAVECGRDGIRVNAVSPGAVRTEMLLEVFGSEVALDRMASVHPIGRIGRPKEIADAVVWLFSEKSSYYTGQSLTLDGGLTAQRPYVTQPVNLEPASPEERRLAGKLDQ
- a CDS encoding MIP/aquaporin family protein; this translates as MKKYFAELIGTFFLVLTIGCSVIGHGAGSLAPLAIGSALMVMIFAGGHISGGHFNPAVTLGIWLRGKCEAKDVAPYMIFQIIGAVLAAFAVKLLKAGDAITPLHPATIPALLAEFLFTFALVYVVLNVATAKGTSGNSFYGLAIGFTVLVGAFSVGNISGGAFNPAVATAISVLGLSSWSKIWIYLIADFGGAAVAAGAFKVLSSAEDVPQQLQRTKAARVTPREDSYSRT
- a CDS encoding catalase; the encoded protein is MANEVRKTMTTGAGRPVGDNQNSLTAGPRGPVVFQDFLLFEKMAHFNRERIPERVVHAKGSGAYGHFVCTNPDMFKWTTARLFEKVGNITPLFIRFSTVGGEKGSADSERDPRGFAVKFYTEEGNWDMVGNNTPIFFIRDPLKFGDFIHTQKRDPQTNLKSPTMMWDFFSLSPESLHQVTILFSDRGTPNGYRHMNGYSSHTFSLINAENELFYVKWHFKTRQGIKNLTREEADAMRGKDPDYAQRDLFEAVKNGDFPRWHVCMQVMPEADAETYHINPFDLTKVWPHSDYPLVEVGEMVLDRNPENYFAEVEQAAFEPRNIVPGMGYSPDKMLQGRLISYPDAHRHRLGVNYDALPINKPDSPVATYHRDGAMRFDGNGGSSPNYEPNSFSGPTQDPRYIERPNPITGTVARHNHGDDSDYYTQAGNLFRLMKTDEKERLISNISDSLSQVPRHIQERQLCHFFRADPAYGESVAKAIGISIDELVTAK
- a CDS encoding carboxypeptidase-like regulatory domain-containing protein; translation: MFHIARASTPMVLASSILLTFANLAGSTAHAQESSNSSARDSLPNAPQPAQVTSQSGEKGSTQTATGNISGTVLDTRGDVLQGAKVTLAGQSGSLVRTVESGSDGQFAFASLPPSAYRITVTAPGMNRFTSTQILLHAGEFRLVPAITLSVSGGSTSVTVTANKVELAQEQVQIAVQQRVAGVIPNFYSTYDWNAPPMGAKQKFHLSLRSIIDPVSFLTVAAIAGAEQYQNDFPDYGGGIEGYGKRYGAALANHVSADLLGRAVYPSIFHQDPRYFYKGKGSFSSRALYAMSAAVMARTDDGRWRPNYSNVLGNFSAGAISNLYYPASDRGASLVLLNGLADTGADAVANLIREFLLKGITTHVPTGANGQP